The sequence below is a genomic window from Colletotrichum destructivum chromosome 4, complete sequence.
GAACAGAGTCATAATACCCAACATGACAAGAGAAGTAATCCGATCGCGCCCTCTTCCGTACCGTTATTGGGAGCTGGCTTGTTTCGGCGTCCCTCTAGTTTTACACGCCAGGGGGAAGCTGCGAGAAGGAAACTTGATTGTTCTAGATCAACTTTGTGGAATCTCTGCCTATTCTTGACATCTCAAATTTTACGACGTGGCCTTCCCACGGCTCTTGAGGCAGTCTGCCCCATGTTTCGAGCGCCCGGAAACCCCACGAGACGCAGAACGGTAGAGTGTTGTCAAGTAAGCCACAGCACCTATAGATACAACAGGCCTCAGTCGATCCTCCACGACGAGTAAAGAGTTGCGCAGCGAATCTATACTTCACATCAAGTAAACAAAACTGTTACTTCGCGATGCGCCCTGCCTAAAGCCGGAAATCCTCATTCCACGTCCAGAAACTAACCTGATTCCCGCTGTGatccatctccttctccccaACACCCACAGCGTCCAGGGAAAGACAATCCTTTACTCGCTCATAGATGCCAGAGAAGCATATCAATCTTCACGAGAGAAACATAGCGCTGCCTCACTGGCTAGTGAAATTCTCTCTTGACTCCCAACGGCCTGCCACTCACCCACGCACCCACCCGATCACTAACCTTCCAAACCACCGCTTTCTTCGTCCACTCTACAACATCCTGTCCCTTCAACCGTCTACTTCCTCTCAGGTGCCAGAAAGAACCGAGCCGTTGAGGCAAGGTAAGCCATATACCCCTCTCTCAAGACGGTCAAAGTTGGGTGTCGAGGCGGCATACCGAGACTTCACGACGCCACTACAAAGTTGACCCTCATGGAACTTTAAAAAGGCGCCTCGACACAATCTGTCGTATAACACGTCACGTCACATCACGATACGTTTCAGCAATTTGGAAGAAACCGCAACGGCTGTCCATTCGTCGAATGTTATTTAGCTAGCGCGGTTGAGACGCCGAATCCTACAATGGACATAGCGAGCGACGCGACGGCTGTCTTCATGCCCACCGGCCGGCGAAGCAATCCGCCCTTATCTAGATAAATAAATAAAACCACAATTATCAGGTCCCTCCGCCATCATCAAAGTCGTAACGATTGAAAGAGGGTCAGTCATTTCATAAGCGTGAACAACCAACAAACGAAGTGAAATGTGGGATTGCCTCCGGAGAGTGCTTTCAATAGCAAATTCCCCCACCTAACCCCTGGAGCCACGTAATCGCTAGCCAGAGATtagaaaaagagagagaaagagagagatgcGTATGCAAATCGTCACCAGAGTCGTTGATCGGGAAATTGGTCTCAAATAATTTCCAAGAACAAGGTTCCAGGTGAAAGAACGCCTCGGCGACAGAACACAGCTCTGAGCGTGTCATGAGGCCTGTATATGTGGTCGTGGTGATTGATGATGCCGTCTAAATTCTTGCGAGTCCGAATGCTTCCTAACCGCAGATGACCGCCACTAGCGCTCTCGCCATTGGGATATGAGCGGCCATCCACCTAATGCGATGCTGAGAGGTATAAAAGAAAGAtgagggggaaaaagaaagaaagaaaggaagaggtGAAACAAGTGTGCTCCAGACGCCTTGTATGCAAAGAAATGCCCCCCGGTGGGTATATGGGTATGATGCGCCTGGGAAAGTCCTGAAATTCTCCCAAAAGACCTACTTCGACATAGAAATGAGGCGTTCAAGCCGTTTCTCCAACGCAGAAGAGTTCGATCTCGCCAACTCCTCCCGATACGGTGTTGCGAGCCCCCTCGCGCCACTCGATGAAGGCGATttggatgtcgtcgtcgctagCGATGGTGACAAagtcgccatcctcgtcctggTAGCGCAGTTTGAGCATGCCCTTGCTGATACTGCTGCTGGTGAACCTTGCGAGCTTGGCGTCGATCCGGTCAATCAGGGATTGGTACGTGATGTTGAAGGCAACAACCAGCGTCACATAGTTGCCGCTGTCGACGAAGTTAACCTTGACCTTGAGCTGCGTGGGAATCGGCAGGTCAGGGCTGGCAAGAGGGTTCGTCGAAGAGCCGCTGATGCCACTACCGGGAGGCGGAGACAGCATCGCATTCAtggacgcggcggcgtcaaTGCTGAGCTGTCGGTCATGAACAGAGTTGGGCGTTCCTTGACGAGGGTAGATGGGCTGGGCAGGGAACTGCGACATTGTGCCGCCGTAGCTTCCGGACTGTTGGTGGCCATACTGCCGCTCTCGCTGGGATCCGGGGCTCTGTGTGTTCGTTCGGATGGGCACATCATTCATCCTGGGTGAGCCGGTTTGCGACCGAGGGATGTTCTGATCGTGGGCTGGGTGCAGGTGAGGCGGGATGCCCGGCACGGCGGGGACGGGGGTGCCGCCTTGAGTGCGGCGGATGCCTCCGGGACCGTTGATATCTGGCGTGCTGTACGATCTACtacgctgctgctgcgccgcgctTTGGCTGTTAGACGCCATGGCCGGCAACGAGGGCCCACGGGGGTTCCTGTGCTGGGATGAACCGTCTCGGGAGGGAGCGCGAggcatcgccggcgcggTGTATCTCTGGTTGGGATCCTCCCACCCCGACCCAGGCTGCGGCGTAAGGGACTTGGGGAATTGATACCCAGGGTTGGGAAACATGCCGCTTGCTGCACTCGTGCGCGAGGAGACAGGAGATTCGGCCACTGGGGAGAAATATGAGTCGCCACCGCGAGCGCCGGGCGAAGACGCGCCAGCAGGAGGCATCTGGGTCGTGAGACTCAAGGGCGCAGGAGGTTGAGGGAGCGGGAatcggggcggcggcgccctcacCATGCCAGCAAGGCTCTCGTTCGTCGCGGCACGTTGCCGCAGGCTCGTGCTCGACGCGTTGCGAGGCAACATGCTGCCACCGGTAGACTGCGTCGGCACCGGGAACTGGGCAGGAGCCGAGGCTGCCGGCCacagctcgtcgtcgtcgtcgtcgtcctgctGGTTGAGATACGGGTTCTCGAGCTTGCCGGCATTCTCGCGGGTCCAGGCAAAGTCGGGCGCTGGCTGATCAGGGCTAGCTGAAGCCTTGGGCGCGTTATCCTTACGTTGCGCCTCAAGGGCAACGGCCCATTTTTTCATCTGCTCCTCGTTGGTGTACTTGATCATGAAGTTCTCCACGCCAGGGTCGCCCTTCCACCAGATCTGAACGCTGTAGGAACCTGTCGTTTGGTTAGTGCCGAAGGCGTGCACAGATGGTTTCCGGTGCTTACCAGGCTTTGCGAGCGAGACCACGTCAGTGACGTTGGTCATGAAGATCCGGCCCTTGAGCTGAAGCCTGGCATTCTTGTTTCTGATTTTGGGGCCAGTCGATCTggtcttgtccttcttgtccttgctCTTGTTCGCCGAGATCTCCTTGCAGCAAAGTAAGATGCATTCGAAAAGATAAATCTCGTACTGTTAACATTAGCACGAGGCTCGAAGCAATAAGGGGGGCGGGGCAAAAGGGAAGAAGCAGCCTCTAGAGTACTCACGTCCTTCTCTTGTTCACTTTTGCCCGTGACGACGGTGTAGACACCATGCATCAGTAAGCGGCCAAACTGTTCCACTCGGTGGTTCTTCCAGTCGTCCACGCGGTTTCGCAAAtcctccagcgcctcgtCCAAGAGATCGCGGTTCACCTCCTCGTTGGCTTTAGAGAGCACCCGTTCCGCGGCTTCGATACCGGCTGCCAGATCGGCCTTGAtttcctcgtcatcgctcTTCTTCATTAGGTCCTTCAGCAGCAACGGGTACTTGACGAGTCGCTGCATGGGCTTGAGCAAGAAACCGTCCAAGGTGTTgaagtcggcggcgacgggaTGCCCGCTGGCCTTGATCTGGTCGAAGACCTGGTTGGCGACCTGGGCTGCCTTGCGCTGGTTGGCAATAAAGGGCCTGTAGATGTCGAAGGCGTCTTCGTATGTAACAAACGGAGATCCCCATTGCTGCACCTGTTTGGGCATGGAGTTGGTAGTCTCCACGCGGATCAAGAACCTGCGTTGAAAGTCGAGAATAGCGTTGATGTTGAGGAAGATCTGGTGGATCGTGTCGCCGGTGATGATTCCCTTGGTCTCCAAGCTGCTCTTGAGGTCGTAGAGGTTCTCCAGATCCTGCACATATTTGCGCTCCGTGTCGACCAGCTCCTTCACGATGTGATCCCGGTAGCTCAGCTTGGAGCCTGGTTCGATGGGCAAGTCATCGTCAGGGTAAGgttgcagctgcagcaggaGGCCTCTCTGCTCGGCAATATCGAGGACGTAGTTCACTACTTgggtggtctgtgacgagGTTAGACAAGTTGAGGAGCATGGTGTTTCGAACGCCCAGGGCCGCGAGTGCGGGAAGGGCGACCGTTTCACATACCTTGACAAAACCGGTTGTGTCGTTACCAAGCACGTCGCTAATGACGAAGCATTCCGCCGAGGGGATGCCCAGGTCCTTCAAGCATGCCTGTATGAACTTGAAAAGGGCGATTTTTGCTTTTTTGCtgtcgttggcgttggcgttggcctcctcgatctcgagcGGCTTCTCGGGCTGCAGAGCATTGTAGATGTCTAGGAGCGGGTATCCGGTGCGGAAAAGGCTCCACAATGACTCGACGGGGTCGTTGGGATCGAGCTGTTGCAGATAGGGGTCGAAGTTGGGGACCTGTGATAGGCGCAGCTTCAAGGACATGCAGATTTGGTAGAGGGATCGCGAGGCGTCGGCCTTTTGGTTGATGATATTGGCGGTCGCGACGACGGGGCCGCCATTTTGCGGGGGCGTGACTGTTGACGCAGTGTTGAAGGAGGCTAGCGAGCCGGACGAGGTGAAGACTGTCGAGCCGGAAAGCTGGCTGGCGCGGGGCGCATTACTCATGGTATTGGTGAGGCCGCCAATTCCGTTGGATTGCTGGAAAACAGGAGCCGTATTCGTTCTCAGGAGGGGAGCATGAGCCATGACGTCCTAACCCATCCGCCaaaggagggaggaggcgaggACTCGGTCGGAAGACGAGTGTCGGGAAGATTGTCGACTGTCTCGGGCGGGTATCGTGGCAGGGTttcgaggcgaggcgaggcggtgGAAAAGCGGTGGGAAATCGATGAAGCGCTTTCCTATTCCAAGTCGAAGAGGACAGGGTCACGTCATCCAGCGCTAAGGGTTCTCGAAAGTCGGTCTGGTCGAGTGGGCTCGAGAATCGAAAGGGGATATTCGGTGGCTGGGGCGGGAAGCGACGGCGATGTAGCGGTCGCGGTCGGTGTCGGGGAAGGTTCTTGAGGGGGAtttcgacgccgtcgcgacGAAAGGggagaatgagagagaggaggaatGGGGGGTGGTAAGGGAATGGTGGTTTGTTCTGTTCTAAGAAAGGCGGGACCGGAGaacaaggggagggggggtcgGCGGGTTGAGCGGGTTAAGCGGTGGGTGATGGGCTTTGGGCTTTGGGCCGCTATGTTGTTTTTTTTCGCTTGTGGTGTCGAATAGGCCCTCGCCGATCCTTCGTTTGGGGGTCCTCAGTCCTCAGCAAGAGTAGTAAGAGTAGCagaaggggaaaaggagGGATGGGACTGTGTGTGCGAGTGGTGTTTGTGTAGTGTAACAGAagtgccggcgccgagggtcGGTGGAGGAGAGAGGTTGGGCTGGTTCGAGAGggtctccctctctcttgtcGAGTCGACGAGAGTCGAAGTTGGCAGAGCGGTGCGGAGCGATGCGGGCTGTCGGGGCGAAACAAGTTGCCTTTCCGACCCCTGCGTGATGGGGGTGTAGTGCAGTGGTTTATGGTCCTTTGATCCCTTCTGTATCCGTAGTGTCGGGCGGTATCCGTAGCGGCGTGTTGGAGCCTGGGACGAATCCGACGATGTTACTGGGGATGGGGatgtgtgtgggtgggcaaacggggacgtcgtcgttCAGCGGGTGTTTCTCTGTTGAAGCAGAGTGGGTAGGTTTGGGTATGGGGATGGGCTTTTGCCAGTCCAGGTTGGTGTTGAGGTTGCTGGAGTCGGCGACGTTGATGTTGCAGGACGCAGGCGGCTGGTGCAGTGGGGATGCATGAGGGAGGCTTGAGGGGACCAACCCAGAGGACTTGGTCTTGGTGGATGCGTTGTGTACCGGCCCAGCACCCTAGGTAAGCGGTAGGTACTGCGTACTGTGTATTGTGTCTTGTACTGGGCCGAGGCAAGGTAGCGTGGGCGAGGgaaaagaggaggagggtaaGGTGAATGAACGGTCAGGACGACCCAGTTCCCACCCAGCGTTGATTAGCATTGGGAGCATTTGTTTACACTCTCATTTTCATTCTCATTCTCAATCTCACTCTTGTTCTTACCTGCCTACATACACACTCTTTtgcttctctttttttctaaAATCTCTTGCTCCTACTCTCTCATTCACTCTCTCCGTTccacgcacacgcacatgCTTCCACTTTCCGCCTGGATCTTTTCatcttttttccccttttgCCCAGAGGTGGGGAGACGGAACGGGGATGGAAGGGTCAGGGAAGCAGACCAGGGGGCACAAGTAAGGTATCAATGGTGGGAGATGGTGTACGtctgtgtgtgcgtgtgtgtgtgtgcgtggAATTGTAGAGCGTAAGGTACGTTGATTGGACCAGTGACCCTTTGGGCCAAGGGGAATGACCCAGGTACCTTAGTACCCAGAGGCATACTTAGTGACAGAGGACGACGCACCAGGGAACAACCAGAGGATTCTCAGGCTTaggctcaggctcaggctcaggctcaggTTTTCGGTCTGGCTCCTCGCAttgatgctgctggaggGTTTGGGCGTTTCAAATTAGCAGATGTAGCCGCTAATCTCAATTTGGAATAGGCTCCCGTCACGATGGACATATCTCGTCTCCCATTGATTgcccctcgtcctcgtggtGCGCGCTCGGTACGTTGCGCGATCCTTTCGTCCCCCATCTCCATATTAATATCCATATCCATATTCATACCTATCTATCTCCATACCTATCCATCTTCCTACTCATCTTCATTTCCACCAGCCATCGCTATCATGGATGATGGGAGTCTTCACTTGGCAGACACTGGAAGAGAGACAAGATGTCGTTGCCGGTGAATTGTGGTCGAGACATTGAGGTCCTGCTGTCTGCGATTAGTGGTACACCTGGTGCAGGTTGCAGGCACCATGATCCCTGGATTTGCAGACGACATGGGGGATGCtccgagggaggggggagggaatcCAAAGCAGATCAAAAGCACAACATGACTGCCACTTCAAACCCAACAAGAAGCACACGGGTGGCACGGTTTTGTTCCAGAAGACTGATGGAACAAACATACATAGTAGGTCgagggcagggcaggggAAGGAAGCCAAGGGAAAGGCAATGACAAGatcccccctccttcgcTGGCTCACTCTCCCTCGCCCActcccctctctccatcCCATCGGTTTGGTCCAGGGGTCACTGGCTGAGTAGATGCCCCGAGACGCAGAAATGGGCAACGGAAACGGATCTGGCAGAATCATGACATACATGTCTGCCCTACAATCTATGCTGATGACGGCTGTCATTACTTTGCCCTGAATGACGAGCATTTCAAGAGCGGGCCGTTTCTGCCAGGATAGAGGCTGTTGCTGGACGGGGCTGACAACAAGACTGCATACAGTACACCGTATACGAAGTACAGACCAAGAGACTTTGCAAATGACGGCGGCCGCTTTGAACCATATTGTCGCCCCAATCATGCCTGCAGCTCTTGCTCATCGACAACTAAACTCTCACATAGCGTGCAGTGTACTGTGTGTACAGTAAACAGACACTCCACGCTACTCATGACATCGGGATCCCCGTTTCTCTGAGTCTCATCTGTgaaggtggtggtgccggATTGATTGCAAGAGCCCCATCTTCTCTGCAAGGTACTCGCTGGATCCGTCTGCCATTGCGTCTTTGTTCCCTGCCCCCGCCAAAGAACTCAATAGCTGACAAGACAACGAACGAGCTGATTGTCTGCCCACTTGCCTCAAGGTCGCTCCCCTAACCAGCCAGTTGATTTTGAACAACTTCGGTGCAAGCATGCAGCCCGACATATCCAGAATGCCAATCCGCATCCGAGCACCTACCTATTGAccctaggtacctagatGGGTATAGACCTTATCTGCTCAGGAAGGCACCTTGGAAGTTATCTGAGTtatgtacagagtacgtACCCACCGTCGAGCCTGCCCTCCTCCGATAAGCGTTGTCTTAGTTAAGCGAACTGACACCTTTCCGATAAGGTACCCGTCCAACGAAGCTTCTCTTTTGCATATCTTGGCCAACCCAACCTACAAGACCCGTCGCATCGCTTGAAAACTCACAAAAAAagcatcctcatcgccgtgcGAGTGTACTGTACAATCGCCCGCCAGAGAACCAGTCGTGACAGTCATACTTTGTGCAATACGGACAGAAGCCATCGTCTCGCGTCTACAGCAGCCGTAGCGCCTCATCGGGCTTGGCCTTCGCCGACAATGAAACTAACGACGCGCCAGACGCCTTTGAAGCACAGCCATCTGGTTGTGTCTGCAGTCTTCGGGCCTCTCCCATCATGCtgcctgcgccgcccgtcccGACAAGGTCTCGCCTGGTCGTCTCTTAACAGGAATCGCAGAGTTGCCGCCCTATCCGCTGCTATGCATGACAACGCCCATGGTCCCCCGGCCGAACCCTTGAGCTTGCCGTCAGCACATCTTTCaaagccgccgcccgacCGGCTGGCTATCCGCGGGACGGGTTGAGGGTTCTCAGACAAGCGCATGGAGCATCTTCCAGAGTCCCGTCTGCCTTTCTTGTTTCGTTGCTC
It includes:
- a CDS encoding Putative DH domain, PB1 domain, guanine-nucleotide dissociation stimulator, CDC24, pleckstrin → MAHAPLLRTNTAPVFQQSNGIGGLTNTMSNAPRASQLSGSTVFTSSGSLASFNTASTVTPPQNGGPVVATANIINQKADASRSLYQICMSLKLRLSQVPNFDPYLQQLDPNDPVESLWSLFRTGYPLLDIYNALQPEKPLEIEEANANANDSKKAKIALFKFIQACLKDLGIPSAECFVISDVLGNDTTGFVKTTQVVNYVLDIAEQRGLLLQLQPYPDDDLPIEPGSKLSYRDHIVKELVDTERKYVQDLENLYDLKSSLETKGIITGDTIHQIFLNINAILDFQRRFLIRVETTNSMPKQVQQWGSPFVTYEDAFDIYRPFIANQRKAAQVANQVFDQIKASGHPVAADFNTLDGFLLKPMQRLVKYPLLLKDLMKKSDDEEIKADLAAGIEAAERVLSKANEEVNRDLLDEALEDLRNRVDDWKNHRVEQFGRLLMHGVYTVVTGKSEQEKDYEIYLFECILLCCKEISANKSKDKKDKTRSTGPKIRNKNARLQLKGRIFMTNVTDVVSLAKPGSYSVQIWWKGDPGVENFMIKYTNEEQMKKWAVALEAQRKDNAPKASASPDQPAPDFAWTRENAGKLENPYLNQQDDDDDDELWPAASAPAQFPVPTQSTGGSMLPRNASSTSLRQRAATNESLAGMVRAPPPRFPLPQPPAPLSLTTQMPPAGASSPGARGGDSYFSPVAESPVSSRTSAASGMFPNPGYQFPKSLTPQPGSGWEDPNQRYTAPAMPRAPSRDGSSQHRNPRGPSLPAMASNSQSAAQQQRSRSYSTPDINGPGGIRRTQGGTPVPAVPGIPPHLHPAHDQNIPRSQTGSPRMNDVPIRTNTQSPGSQRERQYGHQQSGSYGGTMSQFPAQPIYPRQGTPNSVHDRQLSIDAAASMNAMLSPPPGSGISGSSTNPLASPDLPIPTQLKVKVNFVDSGNYVTLVVAFNITYQSLIDRIDAKLARFTSSSISKGMLKLRYQDEDGDFVTIASDDDIQIAFIEWREGARNTVSGGVGEIELFCVGETA